Part of the Halorhabdus utahensis DSM 12940 genome, GGACATGAACCAGCTCGGGACGATGAGTCAGCTGGCGACGTTCAAGACCCGTGTTCAGAGCGGCGGTCGGCTGTCGATCCCGGACGCCGAGCGTGAGGCGCTGGACATCGAGGAAGGCGACATCGTCCAGGCCGTCGTCCTGCCGGTCAAACGCAACCGGAGTGACTAACCCATGACAGACTACACCACACCCGTCACGACCGCATTCGAAGCACAGCGCGCAACCATCGAGCAGAGTCAAAAGGCCGTCGAGCAGGGCGTCAAACTCCAGCAGCGGATGAACGATGCCGTCCTGGGCAGCCTCGAGAGCCAGGAGTCCGCCCAGCGTCGCGGCGTCGAGTTGAGCCAGACGGCGATCCACACGTACCTCGACACGCTCGAAACGAGCGTCCCCGGCGTCGAGCCGGCCGTCGAGGAGATCCGGTCCACCGTCGACGAGCAGTTCGAATTCCTGCTCGAGAACCACGCCGAAGCCTTCGACGCCGTCGAGGAGGAACTCGGCGAGGGCGTCGACGCCTACGACGAGATGACGGCCGACTCGCTGTCCGCGCTCGACGACCAGCTCTCGATGCTGATCGAGGCCCATGAGGATCTCGAAACCCAGTCGGTCGAAGCCGTCGAAGGCATGGCCGACCAGGTCGAGGACCTCCAGGAGCAGGTCGAGGAAGTCAGCGACCAGATCCAGGACGTGCAGGAACAGGCCGCTGAGGCCGTCGACGCCTGAGGTAGTACGTAGTTTTTTCTTTCAAGCGCACACGTGATAACTCATGAGCGATAAGAACGCGGACGTCGGGGCGGAGTACAGTGAGATGGTCGAGGAGATGAACGAGGCCCTCGCGGAGTCGGTCGAACAGAACATGCAGGCCCAGGCGGCGTTCGTCGAATCGTGGTCCGATGCCCTCTCGGATTCGGTGATGGAAGACGACGATTTCACCGACGGTATTGAGGGGTACAACCAGGCGACGGAAGTCTGGATGGACGCCGCCGAACGGATGTTCGAACGGTCGGCCGACGCCGCACAAGGCGAGGAGGTCGACCCCACCGAGTTCCGTGACATCTGGCTGTCCTCGGCCAACGAGGCCGCAAAGGAGATCATGGGCACGAGCGCGTTTGCTGCCGCCAACGGCCAGCTCATCCAGTCCA contains:
- a CDS encoding AbrB/MazE/SpoVT family DNA-binding domain-containing protein; translation: MTDEDDGFPWPPAMFTEASEKALEQQQEFLQQMTGGGAAGLDMNQLGTMSQLATFKTRVQSGGRLSIPDAEREALDIEEGDIVQAVVLPVKRNRSD
- a CDS encoding poly(R)-hydroxyalkanoic acid synthase subunit PhaE; this translates as MSDKNADVGAEYSEMVEEMNEALAESVEQNMQAQAAFVESWSDALSDSVMEDDDFTDGIEGYNQATEVWMDAAERMFERSADAAQGEEVDPTEFRDIWLSSANEAAKEIMGTSAFAAANGQLIQSMLDMRQQADDFSQETIAELGFPTRGDVEEIGERLVELERRQHAVEEKLNRILEAVEE